One Spinacia oleracea cultivar Varoflay chromosome 4, BTI_SOV_V1, whole genome shotgun sequence DNA segment encodes these proteins:
- the LOC130471754 gene encoding zinc finger BED domain-containing protein RICESLEEPER 1-like — protein sequence MTSYDIEKKRTRGLLKQANRVCITTDIWRSDPQKILYMTITCHFDIDYQLYQRVIKFVDIPPPHSGVAVHDALYKCLVEWGIESKVASITVVNTTYNDVVVRTLKDGISCQAILPCGGKLFYVHCCAHILNILVHDGLEKIKGVSFKVRESVKHVTLSIAWLNIFSDICQQLKLPSRRLVFDCCTRWNATYHMLSVALEFKAAFPRYKNREPSYNLLPSEEEWKQVEASCTFLSLFNEAT from the coding sequence ATGACTAGTTATGATATTGAAAAGAAGAGAACTAGGGGATTGTTAAAACAAGCAAATCGGGTTTGTATTACTACTGATATTTGGAGGTCAGATCCACAAAAGATATTGTATATGACAATAACTTGTCACTTCGACATTGACTATCAATTATACCAAAGAGTCATTAAGTTTGTTGATATTCCACCACCTCACTCTGGAGTTGCTGTTCATGATGCTTTATATAAATGTTTAGTTGAGTGGGGAATCGAGAGTAAAGTAGCTAGTATAACGGTGGTTAATACAACTTATAATGACGTAGTGGTAAGGACATTGAAAGACGGCATATCTTGCCAAGCAATTTTACCTTGTGGTGGAAAGTTATTTTATGTTCATTGTTGTGCTCATATCCTTAACATTTTGGTGCATGATGGATTAGAAAAGATCAAGGGTGTAAGTTTTAAGGTGAGGGAAAGTGTTAAGCATGTTACATTATCCATCGCTTGGCTTAACATCTTTAGTGATATATGTCAACAACTAAAGTTACCTAGTAGAAGGCTAGTTTTTGATTGTTGTACTAGGTGGAATGCAACCTACCACATGTTATCCGTTGCATTAGAGTTTAAGGCTGCATTTCCAAGGTACAAGAATAGAGAGCCAAGTTACAATCTCCTGCCATCTGAAGAAGAGTGGAAGCAAGTTGAAGCTAGTTGCACTTTCTTATCACTTTTTAATGAAGCTACATAA